The genome window GGGAAAGGCTTGCTGTGGTGGACGAGGAGAGCCCGTGGTTTATTCCGTCGGGCCGTGAATTCGAGGCTTCAGCCGAGCAGGGCCGGTACCCAGCGGTTGATCAAGGCACCGCCGACGATGAGCCAGCCGAACAGGATCAGCGCCAGCAACAGCGGCTTGGCACCGGCCTTGCGGATGGCGCCGATGTGCGTGGACAGGCCGAGTGCGGCCATGGCCATGGCCAGCAGCGCGGTGTCGATCTCGGTGGTCACCGCCACCACCGAGGCCGGCAGCCACTGCAGCGAGTTGAACAACACCACCGCGACGAAGCCGAAGGCGAACCAGGGCACGGCGAGCTTGCCTGGGGCCTGGCCCGTGGCGGCGGAAGTGTGGGCGTGGCGTTTGTCGTCACGTGCCAGCCAGGCCGACAACATCACCAGGAACGGCGCCAGCATCATCACCCGCACCATCTTCGCGATGACGGCCGAGTTGGCCGCGTCCGGGCCCACCGAACGCGCCGCGGCCACCACCTGGGCTACCTCGTGGATGGTCGAGCCGGCGTAGATGCCGAAGCCGTTGGCGCCACCCGGAATCAGCGCCCAGTGCTGGTTCAGCTCGAACAGCGCCGGGTACAGAAAGATCGCCAGAGTGCCGAACACCACCACCGTGGCCACCGCCACCGTTACCTGCTCGGCGCGCGCCTTGACCACCGGTTCGGCAGCCATCACCGCGGCGGCGCCGCAGATGGAACTGCCGGCGCCGATCAGCATCGCCGTCTTGCGGTCCAGGCCCAACCAGCGCGTGCCGATGAAGCAGGCCAGCGCGAAGGTCGAGCCCAGCACCAGCGCGTCGATGGCGACGCCGGCGATGCCGACGTGGCCGATGTCCTGCACCGTCAGCCGCAGGCCGTACAGCACGACCCCCAGGCGCAGCAGGTTCTGCTTGGACACGTTGACGCCGGCACCGCTGGCCGCGGCCAGGCGCGGCACCAGCGGATAGACCGTGTTGCCCACCAGCATGCCCAACACGATGGCCAGCGTCAGCGCACTGAAGCCGTGGTCCTGCAGCCAGCCGATGTGGCCCAGCGCGATGCCGGTCGCGGCCAGGGCGCCGCTCAAGGCCAGGCCGGGCAGCAGGGCTGCCAACTGCAAGCGCAACCGCGCTGCCCGGTGGCCGGCTGACGGGCCAGGGCTGGCTTGTGAGGTCGACAGCGCGTGCATCACGCCAGCACCCAGATCAAGGCGATGCCGGCGCACAGCAGCACGGCCGCCATCGGCACTGCGACCGGCATCCAGCGCAGCACCTGCGGGTCGATGCTGCTGTCGGCGGCCAAGGTGGTCGAGACGGCATGGGCCACGTCGCGGGTCGGCCCCATGAAGCCCGCCACTGGCCGCCGGGCAGCAACCCATTGAAGGGCATGCAGCGCCTGTGGGGCCAGCGGGCCGGGTGCTGCGGGGCGTGGGGTTGTTCGTTCAAGGGTCAGCATGTCGGGCTCCAGATGCCGGTGGTGGCGCGGCGGGCCGCCGCCCCGTGATCGAGCGGCCAGGCAAATTTAGAGCTTGGCAATCAACCCGTCCAACGGGTTGTATGACTAAGATGTACCTGCGAAATCGATAACAAAGGCAATCACCGTGGACGTGCTTCGACTCACCCT of Aquabacterium sp. A3 contains these proteins:
- a CDS encoding YeiH family protein — its product is MHALSTSQASPGPSAGHRAARLRLQLAALLPGLALSGALAATGIALGHIGWLQDHGFSALTLAIVLGMLVGNTVYPLVPRLAAASGAGVNVSKQNLLRLGVVLYGLRLTVQDIGHVGIAGVAIDALVLGSTFALACFIGTRWLGLDRKTAMLIGAGSSICGAAAVMAAEPVVKARAEQVTVAVATVVVFGTLAIFLYPALFELNQHWALIPGGANGFGIYAGSTIHEVAQVVAAARSVGPDAANSAVIAKMVRVMMLAPFLVMLSAWLARDDKRHAHTSAATGQAPGKLAVPWFAFGFVAVVLFNSLQWLPASVVAVTTEIDTALLAMAMAALGLSTHIGAIRKAGAKPLLLALILFGWLIVGGALINRWVPALLG